In Oscillatoria acuminata PCC 6304, a single window of DNA contains:
- a CDS encoding glucokinase, with product MTLLLAGDIGGTKSLLRLVEMPTAADTTSGTIQIDALYEGIYSSQEYPDLVPIVGQFVKEASQKLGEVPQPKGACFAIAGPVIGHKSVLTNLSWTLTTDRLEKELNIPHVKLINDFVAVGYGVLGMNKADLHTLQPGETQTAAPIAVIGAGTGLGQGFLIRHLDEYFVYPSEGGHADFAPRTAIEFELLQDLRQRENIDRVSVERVVSGMGIASIYQFLRDRAIAAGKDVSPADKDPAEISQAALEKSDPICEQTLQIFVEAYGAEAGNLALKLLPYGGLYLAGGIAAKILPLITEGDRFINSFNHKGRVSPLVEKVPVHIVLNPQVGLIGAAICAARL from the coding sequence ATGACCTTACTATTAGCCGGAGATATCGGTGGTACCAAATCCCTTTTGCGCTTGGTGGAAATGCCGACGGCAGCAGATACGACTTCAGGGACGATCCAGATTGACGCCCTCTATGAGGGGATTTACTCCAGTCAGGAGTATCCTGACTTAGTACCCATTGTGGGACAGTTTGTCAAGGAAGCGAGTCAGAAATTAGGAGAGGTCCCACAACCCAAGGGGGCCTGTTTTGCGATCGCTGGCCCGGTAATCGGACATAAATCTGTCCTAACGAACCTGAGTTGGACCCTGACAACGGACCGACTCGAAAAAGAACTCAATATTCCCCATGTCAAGTTAATTAATGACTTTGTAGCAGTCGGTTATGGCGTGTTGGGGATGAATAAAGCGGACCTCCATACCTTACAACCTGGGGAAACGCAAACTGCCGCCCCGATCGCCGTGATTGGCGCAGGAACTGGACTGGGACAAGGGTTTTTAATCCGCCATTTGGATGAATATTTTGTCTATCCCTCCGAAGGGGGTCATGCAGATTTTGCACCTCGTACCGCGATCGAGTTTGAATTGTTGCAAGACTTACGGCAACGGGAGAACATCGATCGCGTTTCTGTGGAACGAGTAGTATCGGGGATGGGGATTGCGTCAATTTATCAATTTTTGCGCGATCGGGCGATCGCTGCGGGAAAAGATGTTTCCCCGGCAGACAAAGACCCCGCAGAAATTTCCCAAGCGGCCCTAGAAAAATCTGACCCGATCTGCGAACAAACCTTACAAATTTTTGTGGAAGCGTATGGTGCGGAAGCGGGAAATCTGGCGTTAAAATTACTACCCTACGGGGGATTGTATCTAGCGGGGGGAATTGCCGCTAAAATTCTGCCCTTAATTACAGAAGGCGATCGGTTTATCAACAGTTTTAACCACAAAGGTCGAGTCAGTCCCTTGGTAGAAAAAGTCCCGGTTCATATCGTTCTCAATCCCCAAGTGGGATTAATCGGTGCCGCCATCTGTGCTGCCCGGTTATAG